In the Helianthus annuus cultivar XRQ/B chromosome 11, HanXRQr2.0-SUNRISE, whole genome shotgun sequence genome, one interval contains:
- the LOC110891858 gene encoding uncharacterized protein LOC110891858 isoform X4, whose product MARSRLISDDQLRLRQTLVFRDMMMVVNDGGGGRRQGRQLAPEIPAAAVTVVVTRFPVTARVVIMYWLGSDFGCLRVRMRLRIGVSGQTRLTRSTPESTRVNRRSTVSQHVNSWSTPVKHHLGFGFNSKRVRKSTKVNSGQPVNCRVNWSSARRVAR is encoded by the exons ATGGCTAGAAGCCGTTTGATTTCCGATGACCAGTTACGGCTCCGACAAACACTG GTTTTTCGGGATATGATGATGGTGGTAAACGACGGTGGAGGTGGCCGACGACAAGGGAGGCAGCTGGCGCCGGAGATACCGGCGGCGGCGGTGACAGTGGTGGTGACGAGATTCCCGGTGACGGCAAGGGTGGTGATCATGTACTGGCTCGGTTCAGATTTTGGATGTCTTCGAGTCAGAATGCGGCTCAGAATCGGGGTTTCGGGTCAaacccggttgactcggtcaacacccgagtcaactcgggtcaacagaCGGTCAACTGTTAGTCAACATGTCAACAGCTGGTCAACGCCAGTCAAACATCATCTCGG GTTCGGATTCAATTCAAAACGGGtcagaaagtcaacaaaagtcaactcTGGTCAACCAGTCAACTGTCGGGTCAACTGGTCAAGCGCAAGACGCG ttgcacgctag
- the LOC110889812 gene encoding KIN14B-interacting protein At4g14310, translating into MSSSAVRRPKQSTVTATVAPPKTTTNPPPKTHRSTTPVSERIICRNRTSVNIPAGKENGNGSSCRSTSRIRAAAAAKPAKPIVPAMARAEKDGAEPRARWSSNMSAKGRSSSPCDFNNNIVAEIRKTRVSRVSVDRNERTQRSVSVDRSARVSRVSKLPDCKSGSENKNSEILKELKPKPLKIQNARVSIGSTRNDSENEIVSHAESLIAVESNPDSVMKVSESVKLFEKFKSKSGGLKSSNVVETEENDARLSIGKLSRGSGSDGVKEKGGSEDVTSLRSSVKYPSKLHGKLAFLEEKVKRIASDIKRTKEMLDLNNPDASKVMLSDIQETVAGIEKAMGDVVSGGSGEEKKGESLQVSATKKNSPIKEPSDRKSSAKGLNTDELEARFFPHHKLLRDRSTLKAPAGTHEAIKTEAGLAVTETKPEGKLSSTVDEKCIAPLIPDSLSKGESKVTVRGGSEICEVQETDENVNSRGRDSSNTYIGKCNVETMLTANETLEDCDEEENKAVMIYVEEIDDSFNNQLNEIGHKASTGGWFVSEGESVLLAHDDGSCTFYDVANSEEKSIYNAPAAISPNLWRDCWVVRAPGVDGCSGRYVVAASAGNSMDSGFCSWDFYTKEVKSFHIEDGVTNTRTALAPLPNNVLNRRHDLTNLTPENRQWWYKPCGPLIISTASNQKGVRIYDIRDGEHIMKWDVQSFVLEMDNSSPLQWRNRGKVVLAETESVSLWDVGSLTPEPLLSVSSNGKKITALHVNNTDAELGGGVRQRVSSSEAEGNDGVFCTSDSINILDFRHPSGIGLRIPKYGTTAHSVFSRGDSIYLGCSSSSSSARKPPSTAQIQQFSLRKQKLFTTYILPESNSHPHYKAITQVWGNSDVAMGVCGSGLFVFDALKDDGSKPFTSDNANGETVRETIGPDNLYCPTFDYMGSRALLISRDRPAYWKYLC; encoded by the exons ATGTCATCATCCGCCGTACGCCGGCCAAAACAATCCACCGTCACCGCCACCGTCGCACCACCAAAAACCACCACCAATCCACCACCAAAAACACACAGAAGCACAACTCCGGTATCCGAACGAATCATCTGCCGAAACAGAACTTCCGTGAACATTCCCGCCGGAAAAGAAAATGGTAACGGTAGCAGTTGCAGATCGACTTCGAGGATTCGTGCTGCTGCTGCGGCTAAGCCTGCGAAGCCGATTGTGCCTGCGATGGCTCGAGCCGAGAAGGATGGAGCCGAGCCGCGAGCCAGGTGGTCGAGTAATATGTCTGCAAAAGGTAGAAGCTCTAGTCCTTgtgattttaataataatattgtgGCTGAGATTCGTAAAACTAGGGTTTCTAGGGTTTCGGTTGATCGAAATGAGAGAACTCAAAGAAGTGTTAGTGTTGATAGGTCTGCTAGGGTTTCTAGGGTTTCAAAGTTGCCTGATTGTAAATCTGGTTCTGAGAATAAAAACAGTGAGATTCTGAAAGAATTGAAGCCAAAACCGTTGAAAATTCAAAATGCTAGGGTTTCAATAGGTTCAACTAGAAATGACAGTGAAAATGAGATTGTTTCGCATGCGGAGAGTTTGATCGCGGTCGAATCTAATCCGGATTCGGTTATGAAAGTTTCGGAAAGTGTTAAACTGTTTGAGAAGTTTAAGTCGAAATCTGGTGGTTTGAAGTCTAGTAATGTGGTTGAAACCGAAGAGAATGATGCTCGTTTGAGCATTGGTAAGTTAAGTAGAGGGAGTGGTTCAGATGGTGTGAAAGAGAAGGGGGGAAGTGAAGATGTTACAAGTTTACGATCGAGTGTGAAGTATCCGAGTAAACTACATGGGAAGCTTGCGTTTTTAGAAGAGAAAGTGAAGAGGATAGCGTCTGATATTAAGAGGACAAAGGAAATGCTGGATTTGAATAATCCAGATGCATCGAAAGTGATGCTTTCGGATATTCAAGAAACTGTCGCGGGGATCGAGAAGGCGATGGGTGATGTTGTGAGCGGTGGAAGCGGTGAGGAGAAAAAGGGTGAAAGTCTGCAGGTTTCTGCGACAAAAAAGAATAGTCCGATTAAGGAGCCGAGTGATAGAAAAAGTTCAGCGAAAGGATTGAATACTGATGAACTAGAAGCAAGGTTCTTTCCTCACCATAAGTTACTCAGAGACCGGTCAACACTAAAAGCACCTGCCGGGACCCACGAAGCTATCAAAACAGAGGCTGGTTTAGCTGTTACTGAAACAAAACCAGAGGGTAAACTGTCAAGTACGGTTGATGAGAAATGTATAGCACCTTTGATACCAGACTCATTGAGTAAAGGGGAGTCAAAAGTTACAGTCAGGGGTGGTTCGGAGATATGTGAAGTTCAAGAAACGGATGAAAATGTAAATTCAAGAGGACGTGATTCTTCAAACACTTACATCGGAAAATGTAACGTTGAGACAATGCTCACTGCTAATGAAACACTTGAAGATTGCGATGAAGAGGAAAACAAGGCAGTTATGATCTATGTAGAGGAGATAGACGATAGTTTCAATAACCAGTTGAACGAGATCGGGCACAAGGCTTCTACTGGTGGATGGTTTGTATCAGAAGGAGAGTCGGTTTTGCTTGCTCATGATGACGGTTCATGCACGTTCTATGATGTTGCCAACTCTGAG GAGAAATCCATATACAACGCTCCAGCTGCAATTTCACCGAATCTATGGAGAGATTGTTGGGTCGTTCGCGCACCGGGTGTAGACGGTTGTTCTGGAAGATACGTTGTGGCTGCGTCTGCAGGAAACAGCATGGATTCTGGTTTTTGTTCATGGGACTTTTACACTAAAGAAGTAAAATCATTTCACATAGAAGATGGAGTCACAAACACAAGAACAGCACTTGCTCCATTACCCAACAATGTTCTAAACAGAAGACATGATTTAACAAATCTGACACCAGAAAATCGACAATGGTGGTATAAACCTTGCGGTCCGCTTATTATTTCAACGGCTAGTAACCAGAAAGGTGTTAGGATATACGATATCCGCGATGGTGAGCATATAATGAAGTGGGACGTGCAGAGTTTTGTTTTGGAAATGGATAATTCGAGCCCGTTGCAATGGAGAAACCGGGGAAAGGTGGTTTTGGCGGAGACAGAGAGTGTTTCTTTGTGGGATGTCGGGTCTCTTACCCCTGAACCGCTACTTTCGGTTTCTTCTAATGGTAAAAAGATTACAGCACTTCATGTGAATAATACTGACGCTGAGCTTGGTGGAGGAGTTCGCCAAAG AGTCAGTTCATCAGAAGCAGAAGGGAATGATGGTGTATTCTGCACATCAGATTCCATAAACATACTAGATTTCCGTCATCCATCAGGAATCGGTCTCAGGATTCCCAAATACGGCACCACTGCCCACTCAGTTTTCTCACGTGGTGACTCCATCTATCTCGGATGCAGCAGCTCCTCATCATCTGCTAGAAAACCCCCATCAACCGCTCAAATCCAACAGTTTTCTTTGCGCAAACAGAAGCTTTTTACCACCTACATTTTACCCGAATCTAACTCGCACCCACATTACAAGGCCATAACACAAGTTTGGGGCAACTCGGATGTAGCCATGGGTGTGTGTGGCTCAGGGTTGTTTGTGTTTGATGCATTGAAGGATGATGGGTCGAAACCGTTCACGAGTGATAATGCAAATGGTGAAACGGTTAGAGAGACTATTGGGCCGGATAACTTATACTGTCCGACGTTTGATTATATGGGATCACGAGCTCTGCTTATATCGAGAGATCGCCCTGCATATTGGAAGTACCTGTGTTAA
- the LOC110891858 gene encoding uncharacterized protein LOC110891858 isoform X2, with protein MARSRLISDDQLRLRQTLVFRDMMMVVNDGGGGRRQGRQLAPEIPAAAVTVVVTRFPVTARVVIMYWLGSDFGCLRVRMRLRIGVSGQTRLTRSTPESTRVNRRSTVSQHVNSWSTPVKHHLGSVLSMRFTFGLVSIHLKFVRFDRFGFNSKRVRKSTKVNSGQPVNCRVNWSSARRVAR; from the exons ATGGCTAGAAGCCGTTTGATTTCCGATGACCAGTTACGGCTCCGACAAACACTG GTTTTTCGGGATATGATGATGGTGGTAAACGACGGTGGAGGTGGCCGACGACAAGGGAGGCAGCTGGCGCCGGAGATACCGGCGGCGGCGGTGACAGTGGTGGTGACGAGATTCCCGGTGACGGCAAGGGTGGTGATCATGTACTGGCTCGGTTCAGATTTTGGATGTCTTCGAGTCAGAATGCGGCTCAGAATCGGGGTTTCGGGTCAaacccggttgactcggtcaacacccgagtcaactcgggtcaacagaCGGTCAACTGTTAGTCAACATGTCAACAGCTGGTCAACGCCAGTCAAACATCATCTCGGGTCAGTTTTGAGTATGCGGTTTACTTTTGGTTTGGTCTCGATTCACCTCAAGTTTGTTCGGTTCGACAGGTTCGGATTCAATTCAAAACGGGtcagaaagtcaacaaaagtcaactcTGGTCAACCAGTCAACTGTCGGGTCAACTGGTCAAGCGCAAGACGCG ttgcacgctag
- the LOC110887904 gene encoding uncharacterized protein LOC110887904 translates to MAFVKSSTCPIVGNNQTGSSFWKKTTDRFNTIMEHVPARDIESVSGKWRKMSKVINNFNQIYNQIYLSPPSGSNDEDILNLAIAKWDSQNSTPFPHFRAWNVVRKEQKWKPVPNGVTTAKRTKTSESGSYSAGGSTARCQIDINDDPEDDEDVLPVHESERPTGRDKAKKEAAGKRKGAGSSGGGGSSGGGARRHHRKWTR, encoded by the exons ATGGCGTTTGTTAAGTCCTCTACTTGCCCGATAGTCG gaAACAACCAAACGGGTAGTAGTTTTTGGAAGAAGACAACGGATAGATTTAACACGATTATGGAGCATGTTCCGGCTCGTGATATCGAATCCGTCTCGGGCAAGTGGCGTAAAATGAGCAAGGTCATCAATAACTTTAACCAGATTTATAACCAAATTTACCTTTCTCCTCCTAGCGGGAGTAACGACGAGGACATTCTTAACCTTGCTATCGCCAAGTGGGACTCTCAAAATTCAACGCCTTTCCCGCACTTCCGAGCATGGAACGTTGTAAGGAAAGAACAAAAATGGAAGCCGGTTCCAAATGGGGTCACAACGGCCAAACGGACTAAAACTTCCGAGTCCGGAAGTTATAGTGCGGGAGGCTCCACCGCTCGTTGTCAAATCGACATAAACGACGACCCGGAAGATGACGAGGATGTGTTGCCCGTTCACGAGTCGGAACGTCCCACCGGGAGGGACAAAGCAAAAAAAGAAGCGGCCGGAAAGCGAAAAGGGGCCGGCTCGAGTGGAGGTGGCGGCTCGAGTGGAGGTGGGGCTCGAAGGCATCATCGAAAATGGACGCGTTGA
- the LOC110891858 gene encoding uncharacterized protein LOC110891858 isoform X1, with amino-acid sequence MARSRLISDDQLRLRQTLVFRDMMMVVNDGGGGRRQGRQLAPEIPAAAVTVVVTRFPVTARVVIMYWLGSDFGCLRVRMRLRIGVSGQTRLTRSTPESTRVNRRSTVSQHVNSWSTPVKHHLGSVLSMRFTFGLVSIHLKFVRFDRFGFNSKRVRKSTKVNSGQPVNCRVNWSSARRGKVNNAEISLD; translated from the exons ATGGCTAGAAGCCGTTTGATTTCCGATGACCAGTTACGGCTCCGACAAACACTG GTTTTTCGGGATATGATGATGGTGGTAAACGACGGTGGAGGTGGCCGACGACAAGGGAGGCAGCTGGCGCCGGAGATACCGGCGGCGGCGGTGACAGTGGTGGTGACGAGATTCCCGGTGACGGCAAGGGTGGTGATCATGTACTGGCTCGGTTCAGATTTTGGATGTCTTCGAGTCAGAATGCGGCTCAGAATCGGGGTTTCGGGTCAaacccggttgactcggtcaacacccgagtcaactcgggtcaacagaCGGTCAACTGTTAGTCAACATGTCAACAGCTGGTCAACGCCAGTCAAACATCATCTCGGGTCAGTTTTGAGTATGCGGTTTACTTTTGGTTTGGTCTCGATTCACCTCAAGTTTGTTCGGTTCGACAGGTTCGGATTCAATTCAAAACGGGtcagaaagtcaacaaaagtcaactcTGGTCAACCAGTCAACTGTCGGGTCAACTGGTCAAGCGCAAGACGCGGTAAAGTTAATAACGCGGAAATTAGTTTGGATTGA
- the LOC110891858 gene encoding uncharacterized protein LOC110891858 isoform X3, whose translation MARSRLISDDQLRLRQTLVFRDMMMVVNDGGGGRRQGRQLAPEIPAAAVTVVVTRFPVTARVVIMYWLGSDFGCLRVRMRLRIGVSGQTRLTRSTPESTRVNRRSTVSQHVNSWSTPVKHHLGFGFNSKRVRKSTKVNSGQPVNCRVNWSSARRGKVNNAEISLD comes from the exons ATGGCTAGAAGCCGTTTGATTTCCGATGACCAGTTACGGCTCCGACAAACACTG GTTTTTCGGGATATGATGATGGTGGTAAACGACGGTGGAGGTGGCCGACGACAAGGGAGGCAGCTGGCGCCGGAGATACCGGCGGCGGCGGTGACAGTGGTGGTGACGAGATTCCCGGTGACGGCAAGGGTGGTGATCATGTACTGGCTCGGTTCAGATTTTGGATGTCTTCGAGTCAGAATGCGGCTCAGAATCGGGGTTTCGGGTCAaacccggttgactcggtcaacacccgagtcaactcgggtcaacagaCGGTCAACTGTTAGTCAACATGTCAACAGCTGGTCAACGCCAGTCAAACATCATCTCGG GTTCGGATTCAATTCAAAACGGGtcagaaagtcaacaaaagtcaactcTGGTCAACCAGTCAACTGTCGGGTCAACTGGTCAAGCGCAAGACGCGGTAAAGTTAATAACGCGGAAATTAGTTTGGATTGA